The region TTGAAGGTGTACAGATGTACTGAAAAGGGAAGTTattagagagaaaagaaaataagagggGAGATGAAATCTGAAGAGTCGAGGCGAGTTGCTGTCAAATCAGTGCCCAAGGTCTCAAGATCAATATGGTGAGTAAGTCTCAGACACTCCAAGATCCGACGACAGAAAAAGATCAGCATCCATGGGGGACGGGGGCCCAAACTGCTGCACTCTTTCCACTTTGccagtttcattttgaaaatgtgaaaatcaatcaataataatgTATGGATTAAccataaaatacaataaattctTTTCATTCATCCTCTCAACAAATAAATCTTTATTTCCACTTATCATCCATTaactgttttactttgaaataaactggcttttatttttaagggTTTAGAAAAAATCTGGCATTTtcatattaaacaaaaaaaccctctaAGATGGTGTCTGTGAATTtggccaaataaaaaaataagctacaaaaaaacaaaaaactgtgtaCCCTGGTGAGGGGGCGGGGgctgaaggagagggagggtcTTTGTGTCCCAGTCGTGGGGGGTGTTAGTGGTGCTGGGCAATCCTCTTATCTTATGCCCCTTTGCCTAccactctttcttcttctcatccATGGACACTCCGCCAGGCCCGAGTGCCACCACCAACAACAGGCCGCCGATGACTGAGGTGGTCTGGAAGAAGTCATACTTGAGGAAGTCATGCATGGGCTTGTAGGCGGGGATGGTCCAGAAAGCGTTGAAGTAGACATTGATCGCCAGAAGCCACAAGACGAGGGTCAACGCTGCCAGTTTGGTTTTGAAGCCAATGGCCACCAGGATGATGAGGGCAGTCCCCACCATGTTCTGAAGGATCTGTAGATGAACACAAAAGTTCAAGGGTGAAGGATTTGAGCTTGTGCTTCAAGTTTACCAAGATGAACTAACAGCATGTGATTATCACTACTGCATGATTTAGTCCATTATTAAGTAAGTCAAACTTAATTCATAAAGgcagtctcattgagatcatcttgtttgttttaaaagtattttaaatcatttcctACCTTACAGTCAGGGACTACAAGCCCATGGTAGGCTTTGGAAAATACTTGGCAGTAATGCAGGAAAAACCACCTGCATGGTCCTTTAAGTAAAGTCTTGCTATCCTAGATTTTGTGTGCGTCCACACCACTGTGGTTGCGTAGCACTGGCCTTGACTGAATGATAGGAAAATCCCATCTGTGTGAACAAGCTGCAGAATGTAGGAGGTGTTTGGTGTTGTCAGTACTCACAGAGAAGAAGCTGGAGTCAAAGTGTAGCAGAGTCATGAACATGAGCACTAGCAGTACTCGACCGCCCAGCTGCATGTACTGCTTTGGTGAACTCTCTCCCATGGAGGGGACTCCAGCAAACATGCTCTTTCCTTCCGAACGAGACTCAGCCAGCAGCAGGAGTAGACCGCCTCCGAGGGCAAGGTTTCTGGGAGAGGATAGAGGGGATGGTTATTTTTGGACAGTGCGTGTCAGACTGGcagacagaaaaccagaaaTATATCCGGACTGAATACAATACAATCAGGTTTGTTGAGGCTGACTTCAGTTACCAATTCAGCTGATTATAAGCTCATTATTGGCTGAAATGAGTGATAGTTCCAactattatttctattttttttaaacaggaaacaacataaatgtttaattagTTTTCCAAACTGACAACCTGGTTATTATGCAAATGTTGTACTACATTATACGCTAACTGTAAACTAACAGCCAACAGGACATGAATTAAAAGCACACTGGATGCAACACAGCTCTGCATTAAACAGATTTCTCTGATGGCTGATGACTCATCTGGCCCGTCGATGTTTAAATAAATCACAGGTCTCAGGTCCATAGTAATTACAGTAATTGTAACTGTTGCTTGACAACTGAGATGCTTTCTCGTTTACTACCACTACAAGCAAATGAAGGTCTCCACTGCCGCAGCAAAAGCACTGCATTCTCTCTAATTCATTAAGATAGCTCTCATCTATGATCCTAAGCAATTAAATTCAAAAGTCAACATCAGAAATCACCAGTCAGTGTGACCAGTCTGCTTCCGACTTCAGCAAACGACCTCAGCGCCTTTTATGTCACAAGTTTGTATGTATACCTGAATCTGGGAATTTAGACAATGATTTCATAATCACTGGTGGGCTATAATGTTTGAGAGTTGATCACTTGGTGCAACCTGATATATTACATTCCAATAAACAAAGAACTGCTCTTAATTTCTTTGCAGAGGTTTACTAACTAAAACTTCACTGAGTGACACCTACCTCATCAAAAATTTAAGGTCCCATAAAATGCTGTATGCGACAGTCtggttggaaaaagaaaatattccaGATTAGACACAATGGCAAATTGTTGCACGAGTATGTTTAAAAGGCAGTGACAGTGTCATTATTCTCACCTGTAGCGCTATGATGCCAAATAATCCAAAGCAGGCATACTGTACAAAATTTCTACTGAGGATGAGGACACAACCACCTGTTAGGACACACAACAAGACAGGTAGGTTAAACATGTGGCAGGATATGTCCGTGGATGTACGCATACTGTTTACGCCAAACTCAAACATGACAAGTATGGAACCGTAAAAGGCCATCATGCGCAACAAAGAGCATGTTTGTATTTTGCCCCTGACATAAAGTTACAACAGTTTCAGAAGCACAACTAGatataaatgttgttttcagtttttctgcacATGCAAGCAAAACATTTTGGCTGATGCCTTCATCAGTGTGCAGTCAGCAAATTTCTGCTCTTACAGTCAGTTTACCTCAAAGTACAAGGAGCTCAGGGAACCATTTTTGCATCCACTGGGATACTTAACGGATCTGCGGACAAGTGGGGTTTGTTCCATAAGTCTCATCAGTCTCCCCTGACCTCTTAACTCAGCAAGATGATTTATATCCCTGAAGTAAAATTCACTGAGTTTGTGTTTATCACACAACTTTCTGTTAACTGTAAACACAATGGGGCGGAAATGCGTCTGGCACACATTTAAACTCTTCATATATTTAACCTGTTTGCCATGAATGGGCTTGTCACACACCACCCAGTGTCGTAAGTAGCTACAACACTGAAATCTTAGGTGACTCATCTCTTGTCCTGACCTGAACCTGCCTCCCGTTCACTCACCCAGCTGTCCTACGAGGTTAAGCAGCACAAAGCATGTAGCCAGAAAGTAGCCACAGCTCCAGGTAGCCTCGATGTAGTCTCTCTGCTCATTCCACTGGAACCACATGCGGATGCCATCTTCCAGGAAGGTGCTGATGAGACACAGACGCGCCAGGTGGGGCAGGTACTGTTTGGTTACCCGCaagaactgaaaaacagaagaaaacagagaggatgagcgactgatgagaaaaaaagatgacgTGAGTTCTAAAGAAGTACAATGAAAGGATGTGGTTCCTGAGGTGCTCCTGAGACTGCTTACAACagcaaaactgtgaaacaacatTATACTGGGTCATCAAGCAGTGACACATCATATACCTGCTTTTCAACAACCGTCCCCTTAGgactcctttttaaaaaatccaatcATATTTTGAGTCAGGGGAGGCTGCTACTAATTATTATTTACACTGTCAGTTAAAGGGACGGTAATTAACCCACGAGTCATTTGAGTGCAACTGCCATGCTAAGTGAATGTCGAAACAATAGTAATTTAAAACAGAATTGCTGTCTTGGGCAGGCTTTGCTTAGATTAAAATCCCAAAGAAGCCAAGTTGACAAACAGTGTAGATCCCCTGCTTGACAGTACCTGAAGTTATGGTTGTTATGCATGCGACCTGTGGAGCAGGCTATTTACTGCTTTCGTAAGTAACTGCAATAAAGTAAGTGCAAAATGTAGATTAGTTCTGGTCTCTCGTTAGACTAGTCAAGTCTTATATGACTCCCTTTTATACATCAGTTATATTACATGATTGTTGTACTGATAATTTCAATAATTAATCACATACATCAATTGCTTTTCAAAATCTAAAATCACTTAATTGTACAAATTTTAATTACATGTGGTTCACCCACTCAGCTACTGATACTGAAATATTAAACCAATACACAAAAGCCACAGAGGCGTCTGTATTGATAATTCTAACTAGAACTTAACATAATAACCTGATTTCAAAAGAGTAAGAAGGTAAAACATGCAGGGTAGCAGATTTGTTGTGGTCTACAAATCCTAGGACAATCACAGGTCTGTGTCTCCATGTTACAAACCCTGAGGGCCCCTTTGTATTAGCTGGAGTTTGCTTAATGtttaaacatacaaataaaaaaaggaactaCCCTATCTTATCTTCTTCTGTCATTCAGAATTCACAGAATTCATGACTAGATTTTCTGATACACCAGTGACACATTCGAGGAGAAAAGTCTTGCCCATTTCCCCGCCTACTCAGCAGTCCACATCAGCACTGTCAGACCTCGGTAGCCTATCAGCATCCACCAACTCCCACTATGACATGCTGAATGGGACATGAATGGACAGACTGGGAACCAATCCGAACAAGCCCAAGGTTGCCGCAACAGTCTAGAAATAGACCATTCTGTAGAGTAACGTGTAAGTAACATGTTCGCTCAGGACGCATTAATGAGGGATGTGCCCTTAAAAAGGGCTTAGCAAAGTTTTGTACAGAGCAAACAAACCAAGTGTTGCAGACGTTAAtagtttcctttttcttgtcatttttacaatgcacagcacacagcacTCGTGATAGGAGTGTATAAATCAGTCAGGTGCACTTTTAGTTGGGATGCGGAGCATTTTGTGGCATCTGAGTTGAGAACTGACT is a window of Toxotes jaculatrix isolate fToxJac2 chromosome 16, fToxJac2.pri, whole genome shotgun sequence DNA encoding:
- the surf4 gene encoding surfeit locus protein 4 → MGQEDLMNTAEDVADQFLRVTKQYLPHLARLCLISTFLEDGIRMWFQWNEQRDYIEATWSCGYFLATCFVLLNLVGQLGGCVLILSRNFVQYACFGLFGIIALQTVAYSILWDLKFLMRNLALGGGLLLLLAESRSEGKSMFAGVPSMGESSPKQYMQLGGRVLLVLMFMTLLHFDSSFFSILQNMVGTALIILVAIGFKTKLAALTLVLWLLAINVYFNAFWTIPAYKPMHDFLKYDFFQTTSVIGGLLLVVALGPGGVSMDEKKKEW